A genome region from Anopheles stephensi strain Indian chromosome 2, UCI_ANSTEP_V1.0, whole genome shotgun sequence includes the following:
- the LOC118504516 gene encoding uncharacterized protein LOC118504516 — MHLNSRAHSTVYAVFVCLLVALVSCSVRASRCTGPSNETAPFEVHHNRDRRYVLSFPVNGGVAKVIFGFVAPVRFHHMLKRSLNLGINLQANYRILPTIIFPHPESVWQNRYSEETYIDTGRRQLYELVESFLGRKAGARSSPRSERARACLLRTICEVADSPLTHNGMVGEILDVVFTPGDTDDLPYEYKMARKYGANGVNCGRLYHECPFGHGILDAITAMHW, encoded by the exons atGCATCTCAACAGCCGTGCCCATTCCACCGTTTATGCagtgttcgtttgtttgctggTCGCGCTCGTTAGTTGTTCCGTTCGGGCGTCCCGGTGCACCGGCCCGAGCAACGAGACTGCCCCATTTGAAGTGCATCATAACCGCGATCGACGGTACGTGCTCAGCTTCCCGGTTAACGGCGGTGTGGCGAAAGTGATTTTCGGTTTCGTCGCACCCGTCCGCTTTCATCACATGCTGAAGCGCAGCCTGAACCTGGGCATTAACCTGCAGGCCAACTATCGCATCCTGCCGACCATTATCTTCCCGCATCCGGAGTCGGTGTGGCAGAATCGGTACAGCGAAGAAACGTACATCGATACGGGCCGCCGGCAGCTGTACGAGCTGGTGGAGAGCTTTCTCGGAAGGAAAGCGGGCGCACGGAGCAGCCCACGGAGTGAAAGGGCACGTGCCTGTCTGTTGCGTACGATATGCGAGGTGGCCGACTCACCGCTGACCCACAACGGGATGGTCGGCGAAATATTGGATGTTGTTTTCAC ACCGGGTGATACCGATGACCTGCCGTATGAGTATAAAATGGCCCGAAAGTATGGTGCTAACGGGGTAAACTGTGGCCGCCTGTACCACGAGTGTCCGTTTGGGCATGGCATTTTGGACGCTATTACGGCGATGCACTGGTGA